From a single Calothrix sp. NIES-2098 genomic region:
- a CDS encoding PilT protein domain protein, producing the protein MDRIVKIVLDTCALIWWSLDPARLSQRAKEICDRMERDKNGLVPSIAIWEISIKIKNQKLDLGVNLNEYLAALKKSSVVEIVPIDENIWLESVRLEWTHRDPVDRVVVALAKTHQAAIITADKEIADFYSEVIW; encoded by the coding sequence ATGGACAGAATTGTGAAAATAGTTCTCGATACCTGCGCTCTCATCTGGTGGAGTTTAGACCCAGCAAGACTTTCTCAACGAGCTAAGGAAATATGCGATCGCATGGAACGGGATAAAAATGGTCTAGTTCCGTCTATAGCTATATGGGAAATCTCGATCAAAATCAAAAATCAAAAATTAGATTTAGGAGTCAATCTTAACGAGTACCTAGCAGCGCTGAAAAAGTCCAGTGTCGTTGAGATTGTACCCATTGATGAAAATATTTGGTTAGAAAGCGTCCGGTTAGAATGGACTCACCGCGATCCAGTAGATCGAGTGGTGGTAGCACTAGCTAAAACTCATCAAGCTGCAATAATTACAGCAGATAAAGAGATAGCAGATTTCTACTCAGAGGTGATTTGGTAG
- a CDS encoding family 1 extracellular solute-binding protein, with protein MAIAIAIIGCHSLSLQSPSTKVTVKLSGWGGNQVEQKLLTQVLQDFEAKHPQIDVKYEVISNQYMDVIKTRLVGEAAPDVFYLDALEAPFFMSQNVLEPLDAYITPEFDVADFEPNLLNSFKYQNRIYGFPKDYSTLSLFYNKKAFATAGLSSPPTTWEELRSYSRQLTGKVNKYGFGEIPELARQVYKIKAFGGQIIGQNDRATFASEPGLQGLQLVLDQYQKDRSSAQKSDVGTSSGSEMFGQGKVAMVIEGNWAIPYLNDTFPNLEFATAELPSINGKKNTMVFTVAYVMNKQAKHKAEAWELISYLTGKQGMQKWTGTGFALPTRKSVAEKLGYDKDPLRSPFVSGVSYATAWQAGKYPAAIVNNFDNQFISALLGQQPLKQAMVRAENEANKQIKAME; from the coding sequence ATGGCGATCGCGATCGCGATTATTGGTTGCCACAGTCTATCACTACAAAGCCCATCCACAAAAGTGACTGTGAAACTGAGTGGTTGGGGAGGTAATCAAGTTGAGCAAAAACTCCTCACACAGGTACTACAAGATTTTGAAGCAAAGCACCCCCAGATCGATGTTAAGTATGAGGTGATTTCCAACCAATATATGGACGTAATCAAAACTCGTTTGGTTGGCGAAGCCGCACCGGATGTTTTCTATTTGGATGCGCTGGAGGCTCCTTTCTTCATGAGTCAAAACGTCCTCGAACCGCTAGATGCTTATATCACCCCCGAATTTGATGTAGCAGATTTTGAACCTAACCTTCTTAATAGCTTCAAATACCAGAACCGAATTTACGGTTTCCCCAAAGACTATTCCACCTTGTCGCTGTTTTACAACAAAAAAGCCTTCGCCACCGCAGGGTTGAGTAGTCCGCCTACTACTTGGGAGGAATTACGCAGCTATTCTCGGCAATTAACAGGCAAAGTGAATAAATACGGCTTTGGAGAAATTCCCGAATTGGCACGTCAAGTTTATAAAATTAAAGCCTTTGGCGGGCAAATTATTGGTCAAAACGATCGCGCAACCTTTGCTAGCGAACCGGGTTTGCAGGGATTGCAGTTGGTATTAGATCAGTATCAAAAAGACCGTTCCTCTGCCCAAAAATCTGATGTGGGGACGAGTTCTGGTAGCGAAATGTTTGGTCAGGGCAAGGTAGCAATGGTAATTGAGGGTAACTGGGCAATTCCTTATCTAAATGACACGTTTCCCAATCTGGAGTTTGCTACCGCAGAATTGCCGAGTATTAATGGCAAAAAAAATACTATGGTTTTTACCGTTGCCTATGTGATGAATAAGCAAGCAAAACACAAAGCTGAAGCTTGGGAATTGATTTCTTATCTCACAGGTAAACAAGGAATGCAAAAGTGGACGGGAACAGGGTTTGCGCTACCAACCAGAAAATCTGTAGCAGAGAAATTAGGCTACGACAAAGACCCGTTGCGATCGCCATTTGTTAGTGGTGTATCTTATGCTACCGCTTGGCAAGCAGGCAAATATCCAGCAGCAATTGTAAATAACTTTGATAACCAATTTATTAGCGCTTTGTTAGGTCAACAACCATTAAAGCAGGCAATGGTAAGGGCAGAAAACGAAGCGAACAAGCAAATTAAAGCGATGGAATAG